TCTCGGTATACGGGATCAGTCGATCTCGTCTCGGAACGCGTCGAGCGTCGTCCGCTTCGAGAGCGCGCCCTCGGGTTCCAGCGCGACGAACTCCAGTCCCCGTTCGTCGAGCAGGCGCTCGGCCCGCTCCGTGACCGACGGGGCGACGAGTATCCCGCGAACGTGTTCGTCCGCGCGCTCGCGCTCGGCCGCGTCGACGTACCGCGCGAGTTGACCGACCGCGTCGGGTCCGACCCGTCGACGCTTCAACTCGACGATCACGGGCGTCCCCGAACGGTCCTCGCCGTAGATGTCGACCGCGCCGGCCGCGGTCGCGCGCTCGGTCGCCCGCGGCGAGAAGCCCTCCTCGACGAGCGACGGGTTCCGGAGGATGCGCTGGCGGAGGTCCTCCTCGCTGCCGACCAGTTCGAGGTCGTGCTCGTCGGTCAGTTCGAGCACCGACACCTGATACACCGCGTCGAAGGCGATGTCCACCCGCTCCGGCGGGGTGCCTCGAATGCTGCGGACGTGGAGGCGGCCGTCGGTGAGGTGGGCGTCGTGGGCGCAGCCGGGCGGCTGCCAGTTGACGGGATCGCGCTGTTCAGGCCGGTGGACGAGCAGCGTCCCGTCGGGCTTCAGGATCACGAGCCGGTCGCCGGGACCGAGATAGCTGGTCGTCCGCCCCTCGTAGTCGACCTCACACCGGCCGACGATCGTCACGACCGCGTCGGTCGTCAGGCCCTCCGTCACGAGGGCGTGGGCCCGCGAGGGGTCGGGCGCTGAGAGCGAGGTCACGGTCATGGAGAGCGTCACGCGATACAGACGCCGGAGCGATATAGGATACTCGCTTGGCACCGAGGTGCGTCCGGTCTCCCCTTCCCGTTACACGAGGCCGCTGGCCGTCGGGTCGTGGTGCACGCTGTGTCTCCTCTCGGCCGTCGCCATGCTCCTCATGATCGCGCTCACCGTCGACGAGGTCGTCGCGATGGGGCAGTTCCTCCACCGACGAACCCGACGGGGGGAATCGCTGTGGCGCGCCTTCTGGATGGGCGGGACGTTTCCCGCGGCGGCGGCCGGCGTCGACGGCGAGACGCGAACGGACCCCGGGTCGGTCCGGTCGATGTTCTGGGGCGTCTCCGTTCCGTGGAATCTCCTCGTCGCGACGGGCCTCGGCCTCTGGCTGATGGCGTCGCCCGCCGTCTTCGGCACCGCCGGCGCGGCCGCGGACAGCAGCTACCTCGTCGGTGCCCTCGTCGTCACGTTCTCCGTCGTCGCGATGGGCGAACCCGCCCGGACGGTTCGCCTCGCGAACGTCCCCCTCGGCGCGTGGGTCGCCGCGGCACCGTGGGTACTCCAGGGAGCCCCGGCGATCGCGACGTGGAACGGCGTCGCCGTCGGCGTCCTCCTCGCGCTGGTCAGTATCCCTCGCGGCACGATAGCCTATCAGTATGGCATCTGGAACCAGCACATCAGGTGAGTTCGCGTACCTGTCGCGCTCGGGCAGCAGTACCCGCCGTCGATGACGTATCCCCGGGTAGTTTCGGTGTGATCTCCCATCGCCGTCGGCCTACGGGAGTGCGCCGGTTGTGCTTTCGGCCCGCGTTCGCGAACGGGGTCGAACCGCCGACCCGGAGTAACCTATTTCCCGGCCGGCACCGTTCGAACCGGTAGATGACGCCCGTAACGGAGACCGCGCCGACGTCGGTCGCGCGGGAGGCCGAGCGCGGTATCAGATACGGGATCGTCGCCGTGTTCCTCGTCGGTCTCCGCCGGCGGAACGCGGGTGCGGTCGTGAACGCCGCCCTCGCGCTCGCGTTCACGTACCTCCCGGACGTCCTCGAACGCGAG
The window above is part of the Halomarina pelagica genome. Proteins encoded here:
- the nucS gene encoding endonuclease NucS; the encoded protein is MTVTSLSAPDPSRAHALVTEGLTTDAVVTIVGRCEVDYEGRTTSYLGPGDRLVILKPDGTLLVHRPEQRDPVNWQPPGCAHDAHLTDGRLHVRSIRGTPPERVDIAFDAVYQVSVLELTDEHDLELVGSEEDLRQRILRNPSLVEEGFSPRATERATAAGAVDIYGEDRSGTPVIVELKRRRVGPDAVGQLARYVDAAERERADEHVRGILVAPSVTERAERLLDERGLEFVALEPEGALSKRTTLDAFRDEID
- a CDS encoding SPW repeat domain-containing protein → MLLMIALTVDEVVAMGQFLHRRTRRGESLWRAFWMGGTFPAAAAGVDGETRTDPGSVRSMFWGVSVPWNLLVATGLGLWLMASPAVFGTAGAAADSSYLVGALVVTFSVVAMGEPARTVRLANVPLGAWVAAAPWVLQGAPAIATWNGVAVGVLLALVSIPRGTIAYQYGIWNQHIR